DNA from Nitrospira sp.:
GGCGTAGTTGGCCTCATAGCCGAGCGCACGGTCCAGTTCGCTCGGATGGCCGCAGGACTCGTGCATCGTCAATGAGAGGTGCTCCGGATCGAGCACCAGATCGTACCGACCCGGTTCGACCGCCGGGGCCCGCACCTTCTCCACTGCCTGCTCGGCGATCCGCGCCCCTTCGCGGACGAAGTCGGCCTCCCGGATCAATTCATAGCCCATGCGCAGATGCGGCGTGTTGAAGGAGCGGCTGGCAAACCGTCCGTCATGGACTGCCGTCGCAGTGCAATCCCCCTGGATCGCCAACAGCGAAAATTCGAGGTGGGAGCCTTCGGTGGATACGAACAGTTTACGATCGCGTTGCGCCCAGAGACCGGCGTGACTCCTGACCACCCCGGGATGCCGTTGGATCGCCTCCATCGTGTTCAGGAGCAGCGAGGTCTGCTCCTCCAAGGGAACGGCGAAGGGATCCAGGCGACAGGAGGTGACGACGCGATCGCGATGGACCGGTTCAGGCGCCAGGCGCACTTTTTCGATCGCCAGGGACGCCGATCCCTTCGCAATCTCCACGGCCAGATCGGCGACCCGAGGAATCTCTTCGAGCGAGAGGATGGAACTCGCCGCAAAGCCCCAGGCACCGCGGTGCAACACCCTAACGCCGAACCCACGGTCGGAAGTTTCCCCGATATGCGCGATGCGCCGGTCTTCCCCATGGATGGTGCGCGTCGTCGTGTCGAGCAGCCGGATGTCGGCATACTCCACCCCTGCCGCGCGCGCACGAGTCAGCGCCAGTTCTGCCAACTCGTCCCACAACGGTTCGCTCATCGATTCTCTTTCGTTAGGAATGAAGACATACAAAATCCGACGTAGTATAACAAGTTCGCGGCGGCCTGTTCCTGCCTTTTCATCGCCGGGCTGTTCGCCTATGATGACCGCCCATGCTGCCTTCTGAACAGACTCCCCGCCGGAGAATCATCGATCTGCTGACCGGCACGTTGCTGTCCTCTCACCAACTGGCCCAGCTTTTGGGAATGCCGGAGCGGCACGTGGAAGACCATTTGACACACGTCGTGAAAACGCTGGCGCGCGATCCGGCGCGGACCTTTCTGCTCGAACCCTCGACCTGTCAAGACTGTGGGTATGCCTTTCGCGATCGAACCAAGCTCACCAGACCCAGCCGCTGCCCCAACTGTCGCAGCGAAGCCATTACGTCCCCCCGCTACGGCATCAGCGAACGGCAACTTTGAGGAGGAAACGCAACATGAACAGAACTTCTGTCTGGATCGTCCTCACGCTGCTTTTGATGGGATCGGCCTGCGGCCCAGACCAGGCGACGCAACTGCTTGAAACCGCCCAGTTCGAAGAACGCCAGAACAACCGGGCCCACGCCAAGGAACTGTACGAAGAGATCCTTCGTCGTTACCCCGACAGCCCCGCCTCCCAGACCGCCCGGACAAGACTGGCGCAACTCGCCGACAAGCCCTGATGTCCTGCCTCGGAAGTTCGTGGAATCGATCCGCGAGGCGGCTCCCCCTCTCTGTGCCCTCTCCCCCACCGGAGGAGAGGAGACGGTGAGGGGCAACCAGCTGGACGGATGACATGAATCTTGAGGACATCACACGAGCGTTCACCCCGGCCGACGCGGAAACCAGGGAAAAAACGCGTTCGTCGTGCGCCGATAGGTCGCATAGTCTTCACCGCGGGTCGTCATGGTTTGGGCCTCGGTCCAGGGAATGCCTGTGACCTTCAACAGGGCCCATCCCATCGCGATCGGACCGATCAGGGTCAGGTTCCAATTTCCCATCGGACTCGCCAGTCCCATCAACACATAACTCCACCAGTGCAGCCATTCGAAGAAATAATTGGGATGGCGCGAACAGCGCCAGAGGCCGGCCCGGCAGACGCGATCCCTGTTCCACGGCTTGCTCCGAAAGGCGGCGAGTTGCCGGTCGGCGACCGCCTCTCCGGTCACGGCGACGGCCCAGAGGAGAAACCCGGCCAGGTCCCAGAAGTGAAACGGCGGATGGGGATTCTGCATGACGGTCAAGGGAGGGAGGGAGAACAACGCGATGGCGGCAGCCTGGAGCTGAAAGTACCAAAACATACGGATTGGTTCCTGCTCGCCCCACCGGAGGCGCAGCGCCCGGTACCGCCCGTCTTCGGTCTTGTTCCATACCCGATCGATGAGTACATGGGTGCCGAGGCGGACCGCGTAGAGGAACACCATCAGGGCGACCAACAACCGTCTGGCCGGTTCCCCCGAGACGGAGGCGGCATACCACCACACAACCGCCGCCAGCCCGTAACACCAGCCCACGTCTGCGATGGCGGCGTTGCGCAACCGGCGTTGCACGATCCAGAGCAAGACCATGAGCAACGCTGAGACAGCCCAGGCTGATACGAGAAGTCTGAGGGGATCCATGGCCGATTGATTGTACTATGACCGCGACGACCGGCACACAGATGCCGATGCCGGATGGCATTGCCGTTCGCACGACGTTATGATTCACGAGAA
Protein-coding regions in this window:
- a CDS encoding putative lipoprotein translates to MNRTSVWIVLTLLLMGSACGPDQATQLLETAQFEERQNNRAHAKELYEEILRRYPDSPASQTARTRLAQLADKP
- a CDS encoding universally conserved protein is translated as MLPSEQTPRRRIIDLLTGTLLSSHQLAQLLGMPERHVEDHLTHVVKTLARDPARTFLLEPSTCQDCGYAFRDRTKLTRPSRCPNCRSEAITSPRYGISERQL
- a CDS encoding TldD family protein, Actinobacterial subgroup translates to MSEPLWDELAELALTRARAAGVEYADIRLLDTTTRTIHGEDRRIAHIGETSDRGFGVRVLHRGAWGFAASSILSLEEIPRVADLAVEIAKGSASLAIEKVRLAPEPVHRDRVVTSCRLDPFAVPLEEQTSLLLNTMEAIQRHPGVVRSHAGLWAQRDRKLFVSTEGSHLEFSLLAIQGDCTATAVHDGRFASRSFNTPHLRMGYELIREADFVREGARIAEQAVEKVRAPAVEPGRYDLVLDPEHLSLTMHESCGHPSELDRALGYEANYAGTSFLTPDKRGTYRYGSTHVNLVADNTEPDTLAATGYDDDGVTCQKWDIVREGIFVGYCTNREVAPKIKEERSRGSNRADSWGSVPMVRIANIGLEPGTATLDDLLADVKRGIYIEGHGSYSIDQRRYNFQFGGDAFWLVENGRRTHMLRDVVYHGITPEFWGRCDGVADRAHRRRYGFITCGKGQPGQSGWMTHAASHARFRRVDVITGQAKAEE